TCTAATATCTATCGTTCTAGAAACATCTAAATTACTGAAAGGTTCGTCTAGTAATAAGAGTTTTGGTAATAGAGAAAGGGCTCTTGCAATGGCAACTCTCTGTTGTTGTCCACCGCTGAGGAATTTAGGCTTTTTATCTATTTCATTACTAAGACCCACAATGTCTAAAAGCTGATTGACTTTGTTCTTTTTCTCTTCAAGATTGATGTTAGAAATAAATTTACCCACATTATCATACACCGTTCCGTAGGGCATCAAATCGTAGTTTTGAGCCACCAATTTCATTTCTTTTTCACCAGGGACGATGTTGGCTTTTGGACCAAATAAGGGTTTGCCTTCAAAATAGATATGCCCTTCTTGCCAATCCATAAGACCATAGATAAGGCTTAGGAGAGTGGATTTTCCGCAACCGCTTTCTCCAGCTATGGCAATGATTTTCCCTTTCTCAAAACTCCAATTGAAATTAGTGAAAATAGAGCGTTCCGAATGATACGAAAAAGATAGATTCTTTATTTCTAAAAACATAAGGGCAAAAGTAAGGATTTTTACCTTCGGAGATGAGGTTATTGTAGGTTTTTGAGTGTTGAAATTTCATATTAGTTGTAAAACCCCTATTTTAGCGGTCTAATAGTTTTCTTGTAATTGACTTTAGAAACTTCCATAGAATACCTTAAAGGAGTAGGTCCAGAGCGGGCAAAACTCATCAAAAATCTGCTGGGAATAAGTACGGTGGAAGACTTGCTTACATTCTACCCAATAAGATATTTAGATAAAAGCCGATTGTATAGAGTAGCAGATTTGCAGAAAGATGCAGATGTTGAGATGCAATTAAAGGGTAAGATAAGAGAATTACAAGAAGTGGTTTATGGTAAGGGACAAAAGCGATTGTCTGCAAAATTCTACGATGAAACAGGCGTGATAGAACTGGTTTGGTTTAGATATACCAAATGGATGGTGGAGCAGATGCCCCTTAATAAAGAAGTATTTATTTTTGGTAAGGTCAATTGGTTTAATGGAGTTTTTTCTATGCCTCATCCAGAGATAGAGCTGGACGAGAAAAAAGCCTTGTCAGAAACTCTATTACCCATCTATTCAGGGAGTGAAAAGCTCATTAAAAGAGGGGTTAATAATAAATTTTTCCAAACCATTATTAGGGAAGTTATTAAACAGACTTCTTTCTTTTTAGAAGAAAATTTGCCGAGTAATATCCTTAGTTCGCTTAAACTAATTGGTAGAAGAGAG
The genomic region above belongs to Riemerella anatipestifer and contains:
- a CDS encoding sulfate/molybdate ABC transporter ATP-binding protein produces the protein MFLEIKNLSFSYHSERSIFTNFNWSFEKGKIIAIAGESGCGKSTLLSLIYGLMDWQEGHIYFEGKPLFGPKANIVPGEKEMKLVAQNYDLMPYGTVYDNVGKFISNINLEEKKNKVNQLLDIVGLSNEIDKKPKFLSGGQQQRVAIARALSLLPKLLLLDEPFSNLDVSRTIDIRKKLFNYVKEQNITLLISTHDLQEVMPWLDEILILKDGQIVQNGTPQELYKKPSNSYVAKLFGEVNILTEQQKEILQCSKNFYYPNEIKESPNGTYTATVLESRFSGGFYWNKIDIMNVDLIMYSEAELTVKKISVSLDF